Part of the Sulfolobales archaeon genome, ATAGGTTCTTCTCTAGAACAACTCTTTTCACATACTTCTTTGAGAGAATCACATCATTTACCTTACCTTCAACTAGGATCTCAGCGTTCAAACCTCTCTCTGTTTTCACTATATCTATAGATCTGATCTCGATCTCTCTAACAAATTCGTTTGCAGGTTTGATCTTTGTGCTAAGCATTATAGATAAAGGAATTCTGAGATCACTATTAAAATCTCTTTGTGAAATCCATGAATCTCCTATCTTCATAGATCCGCATGAAGGACATATCACTAATCTCAGTTCGGATGGCATGTAGGCTAGCTCCTTCTCCTTGAGAAAGCAGTTCTGACAGAGATATCCTATTATTTTAATCTCTCTACTCTCCTCCACACCACATCGAGCACAGAACCTAGCCATCTTCACCATCCTACTCCATGGTTATTATCTGAAGATGTTTAACGCCTCTTATCGTGATAAAGTTCTTATCATTATCATCTATAAATCCCGCTTCTATAAGCCTGCTCACAATCTTATTGCCTATCACATTCACTACCGTAGCCTCTTTCAGTAGAGGTATGATCTCATCGAATTCAAGTAGTTCTCCTCCGTAAAAGTTAGGATCCACTCTTATAGTGATAGAATTTTCAAGGTCTACCAGAGTAGTTCCTAGAAGATCTTCGTCGCATATAGCTACTAAAACCTCCGAATCTATTTTGAACACTTTAACCCAGAACCTTTCTATATTATTCGAGTATTTATCTGGATCCAATTCTCAACCCTAGACATATTTGGTAGTAGTCTCAGCACCGCATGCCAGACATTTTATTATAAAGATCTTGCCTTGTCTAATAAGTTTTGTATCTATTGATCCGCATGTAGGGCATCTGACATATGTTTTTATAAACTTATCGAAAAGCTCGGTAAGAGACTTCGCTGATATCCTATCAAATATCTCCAGAGAACCTGAGGGTGTTAGAGTTCCTGGTTTTCCCAGCTCTTTCAGGAAGTATCTTGATATAATTCTAGGATCTCTGTCTAGTCTTTCTGAGATCTGCTGGAGATTTCTTATTATGGTTTTATTACTCACATGTTCTACATCAAGCTCTGGCAAGTCTACTGTTTTAACCTCCTTTCTCTCAGGAAGCTTTCGGTAGAGTCTTTCGAGGAGTTCGAGATATTGTGAATATGTGCTCATATCCTGACATCCATATTAAAATCTGCTAGCACGATTTTATATGCGAGTAATCTGATACTATTAGGATGAAGATGAGAGTGTATATAGAGACTTACGGTTGTGCTCTTAATAAAGCTGATAGCATGATAATGGCTGCAGAGATCGAGAGAGAGGGAGGTGTTATAGTGGATAATGCAGATGAAGCAGATGTTATTATAGTGAATACGTGTGTTGTGAGAAGAGAGACTGAGGAGAGAATGATCCTAAGACTTAGAGAGATTAGAGAGAAGTACTCTAATAGTAAGAAAATAGTTGTTGCAGGATGCCTACCCTCTTCCCAGCCTGCTACGACTAGAGAGGTAATACCTGAGGCTTCTATGATAACTACTGAGGCTGTTAATAAGATAACATATGTGATAAGATCTAGTGAGAGAGTAGATCTAGGTTTTGATAGAAGGATCTATTATAGAGATTATGATACGATTCTCATACCGGTAAACTCAAGGATCGGAGGAGAAGATCTCTCGATCCCAATACCTATAGCACAGGGATGTCTTAGCGATTGCAGCTTCTGCATAACAAAGTATTCGAGACCTATTCTAAGAAGCTATAAGCCTAGAGCTATTATCAGAGCTGTTGAGAAAGCGGTTGAATCAGGTTTTAAAGAGATAGAGCTCACAGCGCAGGATACAGCTGTTTACGGATTTGATCTCGAGAAAAGATTTATGCTACCAGATCTAGTGGCTGAGATATCAGAAATTCCTGGAGATTTCATGTTAAGGATAGGCATGATGAACCCTCAATGGCTGGATAAGATCATAGACGGTTTAATAGAGGTTCTTAAAAAACCAAAGGTGTTTAAATTCGTGCATATACCTATCCAAAGCGGAGATAATAGAGTGCTTAAGATCATGAAAAGAGGATATACCGTAGAGGATTTTATAGGATACGTGAAAGAATTCAGAAATAAAATTCCTGATATTAATATAGCTACAGATATTATAGTAGGACATCCAGGAGAAGATGAGGAGGCCTTTAACAATACAGTAAACCTACTCAAGGAAATAAAATTTGATAGGATTCATATAGCTCAATACAGTATAAGGCCTTTTACAGAATCTGCTTCAATGCCTCAGATTAAGGAAAGTGTGAAGAAACAGAGATCCTCATATCTTCAGAAGCTTCAGGAAGAGATAGGTCTGAGCATAAATAAGAGTTTCATAGGATCTAGAGTGAAGACCTTGGTAGTTAAGAAAGGATACAGAGATGAGACACTAATAGGAAGAAGTACTAGCTATAGAACTGTTGTTCTCAAAAAAGAGGATTGGGTGAAACCTGGAGTGTGGGTTGATGTAGAGATCTCAGACGTTTCATTCTTTGATCTGAGAGGAAAACCTCTTGAACCCGATTAGATGTGATGTCTATGCGGTATGAAGATCTGAAAAAGCATATTGAAAGATATATAATATATATTCTGATAGATCTCTTGATTCTTCTTACAACCCTCAATATACTCAAGCTATTGCTAAGCAATTTAGGTATAGATGTTGACTTCTCTTCGTACAGTTGTGCTACCTATTGCTATCCATATTATCTGATAGCTGCATCATCATACATAGACCTACTTCTACTCGCTCTAATGCGAATTCTCATCACCTCCAGTATTCTCACAGAAATGATTCTGATTATGCTACCTATGTCATCTGTATTGTTCTACCTAGATCTCTTCACTAGGAAAGGGCTTTCACTTACAATACTTCCATTTATAGTTATCTATTCAAAGGATTCTTTTCAATCCTTAAGCATAGACCTAGGACAACTCTCTCTTCTAATATTTACGATAATATTAGTCTTAAGATTCAGATCCAGAATAGATCTGAGAAAAACCTAGAAGGAAGAAAGAGATCTTTTCACGGTAATCCTGTTGATATAATATAATAATATGAAAGAAGGTATTAAAAGCCATGGACTTATGATTCCTGCCACTATCATGGTGTAAAGAGGGATCATGGATATTAGTGTTGATATAGCTATAGATAGATTATAATGTTTCCTGCTTCCTCCTACATATGCCAGAGCTTTATAGAATCTTTCTAGAGGAACTCTGACACTTACCGATATCTCTATTGAAAGAAGAATAGAAACCACATATGGTATGAGAGGATCTCTATATCTCGCTACGAGAATTAATGCTACGAGTATAAGTGAGAGAAACACTGAGAAAATGATCATGTTATTTCTAAGCCATATATTTATGTTCCTTCTTATAAACTCTAAGGCCATGTTGAACACGCCCGCTAAGAAGTCTTTGTTGGAAATGATTCTGAGAGAGCCTGAAGTATGCTTATCATTAGTCTCGACACGCTTTCTAGATCCTCTCTGGGTATGTCTTCAGCACTCCAAGGGTCTATGTCAGTTACTATTTTCAACTTATCACTATCATGGTAATAGATTTGAATATATAGATCGATTCCCACTCCAATTGTAATAGCATAAATGGTTCTGAGAAGAGCTTTGAGAGATCCTTCCGTCTTAATTTTATGTTCTTCTATCACTTTAAAGAACTCACTAGATTGAATAGTGTTAACTATACTCATATAAACCTCTTCTAGATTTCTGCCTTGTAGCTCGTATTCTATATAAGCTTTAGAAGGTATCTTCTCTACATGATAGATAGCTCCTTCGGATAGAACCCTTGAGAGATAAATTGTTGAGATTCCTACACCTGTCAAGCTTCCGAAGAATAGTATGGTTGTGTTAAGAACTGGGATCTCTTGCTTTAATATGAATATATATAGAAAAACCGATGTCACTATGGAAAGAATGCTAAGAGCTAGTCCATAGAGCATGAAGCTTACCAAGATAGATCTTCTAGCAATCCAATCGGTTGCACCAGAGATCATTGCAGAGCTTGAGTATCTGGTATAACTCTCTCTATAAGCCTTGAGATAAATGATCATCACCATCGCAACGTAGATTCCATATAGAATTATAAGAACTAGGATCTGGTATATATCCACGGAAATTAATCTGAGAATATAAACGGTAGATCCTGTGTAGATCACAATGTTATCTACATTGTCTCTGACCATGAGATTTCCAAGAAATTCTATGTTATCTCGGATCCTCATATCAGCGTTAGAACGAATCTCTTTAATTTCTACAACAGATATTGTAGGGGTAAGCTCTTTAGCTAGATCTCTGAATAAAGAGTACGCATTACTACTAGAGCTAATTATAATCTCAGCATTAGGAGTTATAATGAAGTTAAATATATTCGTATATCTGAAGTCAAGCAGATCTTCTAAGCTGTATAGGTTAGAGATAAATGTGTTGTTGGAAGGAAGCATATATGATTCTAGAGATACTTCATATCTTGAGTTCTCATAATATATGAAACCTCTTTCAGGAGTTTTTCTTCCTAAAACTAGTACTCTGTCTCCGCAGATAATGTCAAAGAAAGAGTTGAACTTCTCTAACAGAGACTTATTATAGCACTCTACCACTATGATGCTATCGCTTCTAATAAAGAAATTTTGATCCTTAATAACAAGTGGTGTATCCAGATAGATCCTATATATATCAAGTATCTTACTATAATTAAATAGCATGATATTATCTAAAACACTTCCAGAAGTTATGAGCACAGGTGCTGGAAGTCCTTTTAGATCTTCAACTTCTAGATTTATCCTCGGAGTTGCGACCCAGCTTATTAGTATTAGAGATGTTAGTACTAGAGCTATGCTTATTACTATGGTGAGTTCTTTAAATAGAAAGAGTTTAAATTGTGTGAGAATGATCCTAAGTTTGGCACCTAGAGAGATCAGTTCTAGATCTCTTCTAAACAAATCTTCGAATCCTCTTCCCTCATCGCTTGTGCTCTCAGCTTTTCTGTATATAGATATTGCTATAATGAGAATCAGGAAATACAATGCTATATAGATCATTTCAAGTTGAAGAATACTCTCTCACCCAGACCCCGTAAATGCTGATATTAATGTGTACACAGGAATTGAAAGACCGCTTCCCACGAGAAGTGCTGTTGCGTATATAGAGATCCTCTCTTGAGCTTCTATTCCAAAGCGAGATACAAATAGCCGAATGAACGAGCCTAATAAGAATAGTATTCCATAGTCTGGTGTAAGAGAAAATCCTATGATAAATGGTATAGGTGAAACTCTTAAAGGCGTTACCAAACCTACTAGCAATATTAATAGCATGTATAGAAAGCCTACTAGAATACCCCCGCCCAGTACTGAGAGATCTAGCTGTCCTTTATAGACTAATATAGACCAGTTAACATAAGGAAGCCATCTTATTAGAGAAGTAGGATTTGTTTCAGGTCTGAAGATATAATCTAGAAGTATCACGCCGTAGAAGAGTGTGGTCTGAAGTCCTATCAGAAATGATATCACGAAGATTGATAAAAGCTTTACTACTGATACTCTCAGCATTCGCGATAGCTTGATTATATTGCCTGTAGCACCGCTGAGACTGCCGGGCATAGGTATCCCAAGGTAGTGATCCATGAAAACATATGGTGTGAATCCTCTGAATCCTGTTACATATAGATATACAGTGTTAAATGGATAGAGAGATTGAGCTGCTATTCCGGCTTCACCGACAGCTATTGTAGTTACCATTATAAGTATAGGAAGTAGTATTAGAACCCATACAAGCGAAAATATTATATATTCATATGTGATAGGTTGACGAGCGTATAAGTATGTTGCAAGGAACAGAGAGATAAATCCCAGGATCATTAATACGAATAATATTGCATCTCTACCTTTCAAACTTATCCTACTGATAGAAGTTATGGCATCTCTAAGTTTGTAGACATAGAGAAAGGCTATGGTCATGACAGAACCAAATATCACCGAAGCTTCATACCATGAAGCATGGTACATTATGTTATCAATACCTACCTCACCTCCTCCCAGCTCAAATAATCTCAGGCTGTATCCTAGAGGTAGTATTAACAGGGCTGCTAGAATGCTGCTGAGTCCTATACTTGCGGATGTTCTGGGAGGAATGATCATTGATATAAAAAGAATTATAAAGTTAAGGGATAAAGCCATTACAGACCCTTTTATAATAGTGTTAAGATCGCTACTAAGATCTATGGAAGGTTCGTTGAAAATAAATACTAGTAGCTGAAGTATGAAGCCTATGAGAATAGCTCTATATATGCCTCTGAAATTTCTGATGTTATTTAGAAAACCTGATATTATAAATGAGGTCACAGCTATTGGATACGGTAGGTTCATTTTATCGATAAACACATGTCTATAGAGATATGCTAGTAAAACTCCTGAAAGACTTAGCAATCCTATGAACACATATGTAGGCATATAAGAGCATAGAATACCGTAAAAACATCCTTCTCTGCTATAAAGCCATGTAGGAAAATCTGTTCCGTAGAAGAATCTCTCATAAACGTATTTCGTATAGGCATTAGTTATGAGCATACCTGATGTTATTATAGTCGAAAAAGAAATTCCATAAGCTGCTACAGAACCAGCTATAATAGATCTTAGAGAACTTCTTCTTCCAAGTATTATTCTCACAAGTATTGGAGTTATTACGAGAGAGATCTCAGCTGTAGTGTATCCTGTGGTTGCATAGCCATATGTATCAATAAAACCCATTAAAAGTCCTACTAGAACCCCGTATATAAAACCTCTCTTAAGCTCGTTTCTAATCCTAGTCTCCTCTGATAAGATTCTTTCTTGAATCTCTTTTTTCATAAATGTCCTTGTAGATATATAATTCTCCTAGAAATAATATTTTCAAAAGATCTTCAGAAGAGAAGGTCAAACGGTTCGTGAATTCATCATAACTCAGTTAACCCGGCTTCTATCATCCCTTTTTCTGCTTCTTCTCTTCCTTACTTTCTTTTTCAGATTTACCTTTTGCTTCAGATTTTTTCTCCTCTAGCCCCATAAATATAGTGGTTCTCTGTCTTCCTCCCATTCCACATCTCCCTAGTATTTTTTCTTATCTCTTAAATATTATTTTTCACATAAACCTATAAAGATCTAGATGAGGTAATACCTAATAATCCCATTATTCTATACTAGATATGCTAGATGTCATTATATATATCCTAGCATATGTCACAGTAGAGCATTATGAGCGAGATATCTTCGGAAGATCTGAAGCTCACCCGCAGGGAGTTTCAGGAGAATAAAAGAGAGGATTCTATAAACATAGCAGTACCTCATATAAGAGTGTATCATAAGTCTAAGAGAGGAAATCTAAGTAGAGTATATGATCTGATGAGAAGAGCGAGAGAGGAGAGTAATGTAAATATATTTCTGCTCCCTAGCGGCTTTCTCTATGGTCCTTTAACCGAATCGCATGAATATTCACAGCATGGCTTCAAAAAATATGCTGAGAGAATCCCTGGAGACGTTACGGCAATTCTAGAAGAGCTTTCCAAGAAATTTGGAGTCTATATTATCACAGGATCTATATTAGAGAAGGCGGGGCCAAGAATTTTCTCTACATCAATAGTAATATCACCTTTCCAAGAAGGAGTTGTGTATAGATATAGGAAAATGACTTTAAGTGATAATGAGATCTCATATCTATCACCTGGAAGAGAGCCTGGGATAGTAGAGATAGCGAATCTAAGAATAGGTATTCTTCTCGAAGAAGATCTGTTCATGCCTGAGATAGCTAGGGTGCTAGCTTTAGAAAGAACAGATCTTCTCATTTTTTTCAGTAAGCTTGTGAAGAAGTTTACAGAGGTTAAACCTCTGGTTATATCAAGAGCTCTGGAGAATTCTACTACTGTGATAAATGTTGGAGGAATTCTAAATATCAATGGAGAAGACGTGGTTAATGTAAAGACACTAATTGTAAGAGGAAATGGAAGTATAGAAGGTGAGAGCAGAGACGATGGTGAAGAGATTTTCTACATGACTATAAGAATAAAAGATCCTAAGAAGAGAATAAGCAAGAGAGTGAATAATGATGTGATAAAGAACCTGATAAGATATATGAGAAAACGTAAGCTGTTAGTATGATAAATCTTATGAAGAGACTTCCAATCGAATTCTAGAGATTAGAGAGATTAGAAACTTAAAGATCAAGAGATTCGAATTTTTTCTCAGTCGATGAAGACCTCTGTTATCTTAAGCTGTGCATTCTAGATCATGATCATTTACTATCTAAGGATCTTATGGTGTATTCCAGGAATATGCTTTCGCTAAATGACTTCTAGTCGTGGAAATAAGAATGAGATACAAGATCCAT contains:
- a CDS encoding carbon-nitrogen hydrolase family protein, translated to MSEISSEDLKLTRREFQENKREDSINIAVPHIRVYHKSKRGNLSRVYDLMRRAREESNVNIFLLPSGFLYGPLTESHEYSQHGFKKYAERIPGDVTAILEELSKKFGVYIITGSILEKAGPRIFSTSIVISPFQEGVVYRYRKMTLSDNEISYLSPGREPGIVEIANLRIGILLEEDLFMPEIARVLALERTDLLIFFSKLVKKFTEVKPLVISRALENSTTVINVGGILNINGEDVVNVKTLIVRGNGSIEGESRDDGEEIFYMTIRIKDPKKRISKRVNNDVIKNLIRYMRKRKLLV
- a CDS encoding tRNA (N(6)-L-threonylcarbamoyladenosine(37)-C(2))-methylthiotransferase; protein product: MRVYIETYGCALNKADSMIMAAEIEREGGVIVDNADEADVIIVNTCVVRRETEERMILRLREIREKYSNSKKIVVAGCLPSSQPATTREVIPEASMITTEAVNKITYVIRSSERVDLGFDRRIYYRDYDTILIPVNSRIGGEDLSIPIPIAQGCLSDCSFCITKYSRPILRSYKPRAIIRAVEKAVESGFKEIELTAQDTAVYGFDLEKRFMLPDLVAEISEIPGDFMLRIGMMNPQWLDKIIDGLIEVLKKPKVFKFVHIPIQSGDNRVLKIMKRGYTVEDFIGYVKEFRNKIPDINIATDIIVGHPGEDEEAFNNTVNLLKEIKFDRIHIAQYSIRPFTESASMPQIKESVKKQRSSYLQKLQEEIGLSINKSFIGSRVKTLVVKKGYRDETLIGRSTSYRTVVLKKEDWVKPGVWVDVEISDVSFFDLRGKPLEPD
- a CDS encoding DUF424 family protein; this translates as MDPDKYSNNIERFWVKVFKIDSEVLVAICDEDLLGTTLVDLENSITIRVDPNFYGGELLEFDEIIPLLKEATVVNVIGNKIVSRLIEAGFIDDNDKNFITIRGVKHLQIITME
- a CDS encoding translation initiation factor IF-2 subunit beta, whose amino-acid sequence is MSTYSQYLELLERLYRKLPERKEVKTVDLPELDVEHVSNKTIIRNLQQISERLDRDPRIISRYFLKELGKPGTLTPSGSLEIFDRISAKSLTELFDKFIKTYVRCPTCGSIDTKLIRQGKIFIIKCLACGAETTTKYV